A stretch of the Papaver somniferum cultivar HN1 chromosome 6, ASM357369v1, whole genome shotgun sequence genome encodes the following:
- the LOC113287815 gene encoding histone-lysine N-methyltransferase ATXR3-like, translating to MGDGGVACVPSQHVMERFPNSDTYCRGNGGFNSKSRTFPESSQAQRKQQQQNEKKVEVEKEEFGGSESGGTTTGEFDSGKGEQEKGEIVSEISAQQEDEIEEGELQIENGEFIPERERKKEVVEKGEFVIQQAKWRRGDLERAEFISDSFRRVGGEAERRKCGMSIQRDEFDKGGEYARDKWRRGGEFEKGEYIPPNKWRKPEYEFSPGKGRRWEADNKKGWKFDNERTPPSMKYSAEYSRNENEWRNRSNRWDPSHDRDLKFGSRITDDELGPYKHSESDGKNHGKDYSSGSWMKRHGTESESSNRRYNDDFGDYPNSKSRRISDDNNRYFDNRYSHHPMDRSSRNSSASSRISSTNRSLARYNDSSSAFKGTYDRRGRSPEYFERGKYDRSRHYDYRDQSPPYSERSPHDRGRYYDHRSRSPPRLDRSPYDRSRQYDRRSRSPSRIDRSPQIRGRHIDQRDRTPGYTEKSPLERGRGYGDQETSRKSGGNERQNLQDGTQSHEDKLAWRDSAGKESSYKPSSTIQPSDSEDSESCLAKKNTKDLSQEEDPKKLSVDSTEKSCQVDEAPEGPLSMEEDMDICDTPPHVTVITDSTFGSWFYIDHFGVEQGPSRLSDLKRLVEEGALQSDHLVKHSESNWWVTVEKAASPVVNMNFPSIVSDTVTQMVCPPEAPGNLLLDVGDVDQPIRQLDQELSVVSPQPPSHLDEPLEDLHIDERVATLLTGYSPVPGKELETLEEALQVTFDHSFWEKWGNFEGSRISQPTKDPHGQRRDEELSKPYGITSKDTGETRSSIHPIKENAIAIEDASDWFAGRWLCKGGDWRRKEEFCKGGDWRKKDELTQEKSSKKKFVLNDGYPLCQMPKSGYDDPRWHREDEYCYRSKRFDLPSWAFSLQDEKSDSSTSTKVSQMKQPVVPRGVKGTMLPVVRINACVVKNHVSPVFEPRATARGYERHSRSVRSSSAMINGRSSFEELSSRSRRTHEQDSEKQIEPISIPKDHVCTVDELQLQLGDWFYLDGAGHEHGALSFLELQGLVDKGTIQKHTSVFRKFDQIWVPVNSVAAASTPAVDSSVVPVSGSDVEMHHGSNIVPSSFHSLHPQFIGYTRGKLHELVMKSYKSRDFAIAINEVLDPWINAKQPKKDLEKHPFASSLLKTSLSHDMQKLRSSEDDHVHAGKRARLLFDDSEEDFDSEDLKAIQKDEFSFEDFLGDATMTQEDDRTFEVEKEGWGLLSGRILMQIFHSLRSDMKSLAFSAATCKHWNSAVKFYKGVSRQVDLSAAGPNCSDAMFLEIMNSYNKGNVASVVLVGCTGISASALEEILRSFPCLSYIDIRGCNQFAELSYKYQNRKWRKTRGLCGSKTFDSSRSRIKSLKQITEKSPSLSKALKGPNSSLVESSIESRHDSAFDRKDSQSQSFRQSFYRRKKLLDARKSSSVLAREARMRRLLSRNSENGYKKMEEFLTFSLKDIMKENTFDFFLPKVAEIEDRMKNGHYISHGLKSVKDDIGRMVRDAIKAKNRGDTGDMENIIKLFMRLLTNLEENSKSTRERDERMKLLKDTSGMGKKKHSKLMNERKCMTRSNGTAHANDSANYDEYASDRELRRRLSKINRKTLDSGSDTSDDRSSVDARSDNESTNSDTETDLDIHPEGGNGGLRENGYFPADEALDSMAEDREWGNRMTKEGLVPPVTRKYEVIDRYVIVADEEEVRRKMLVTLPDDYSEKLKVQKDGIDESDMEIPEVKDYKPRKQVGDEVLEQEVYGIDPYTHNLLLDSMPEELNWSLQERHLFIEDVLLRTLNTQVRRFTGVGNAPMVYNLRPVVEEIEKFAQKGGDIRSMRMCHGILKAMHSRPDDNYVAYRKGLGVVCNKQGGFGEDDFVVEFLGEVYPAWKWFEKQDGIRSLQKNKTDPAPEFYNIYLERPKGDRDGYDLVVVDAMHKANYASRICHSCRPNCEAKVTAVDGQYQIGVYTVRPIGYGEEVTFDYNSVTESKEEHEASVCLCGSQVCRGSYLNLTGDGAFQKVMKERHGVLDRHQLMLEACELNSVSEEDYIDLGRAGLGNCLLAGLPDWLVAYSARLVRFINLERAKLPKQIYKHNVEEKRKFFPDIEIDKELEKSDAEVQAEGVYNQRLQNLALTIDKVRYVMRCVFGDAKKAPPPLQKLTPEEIIYALWKGEGSFVEELLQCMGPHVEENLLNDLMSKIQAHDPSGSDDLLGELQKSLLWLRDEVRKLPCTYKCRHDAAADLIHIYAYTKCFFRVREYKSVTSPPVYISPLDLGPKYSGMLGSDPKEYCKTYGENYCLGQLLNWHSQNDATPDAFLIKARRGCLSLPSISSFYAKAQKPSKQRIYGPRPVRFMLSRMERQPQRAWPNDMIWSFDSNSQVFGSPMLDSIISKSSLDREMLQWLRTRPSVFSAMWDR from the exons ATGGGCGATGGCGGAGTAGCATGCGTGCCTTCGCAGCATGTAATGGAAAGATTCCCAAATTCAGATACGTACTGCAGAGGTAATGGTGGGTTTAATTCTAAATCACGTACATTTCCAGAGTcatcacaagctcaaagaaagcagcagcagcagaatgagaagaaagtagaagTAGAGAAAGAGGAATTTGGTGGCTCAGAAAGTGGTGGAACAACGACAGGTGAGTTTGATTCGGGTAAAGGTGAGCAAGAGAAGGGGGAGATTGTTTCGGAGATTTCAGCACAGCAAGAAGATGAAATAGAAGAAGGTGAATTGCAAATAGAGAACGGTGAATTTATTCCTGAAAGAGAGAGGAAGAAAGAAGTAGTAGAGAAAGGGGAGTTTGTTATTCAGCAAGCGAAATGGAGAAGAGGAGATTTAGAGAGGGCGGAGTTCATTTCAGACAGTTTTCGAAGAGTTGGTGGGGAAGCGGAGAGGAGAAAATGTGGCATGAGTATTCAAAGGGACGAATTTGATAAGGGGGGAGAATATGCTAGGGATAAGTGGAGAAGAGGAGGGGAATTTGAGAAGGGCGAATACATTCCTCCTAATAAATGGAGAAAACCTGAATATGAATTTAGTCCAGGTAAAGGGAGAAGATGGGAAGCTGACAATAAGAAAGGATGGAAATTTGATAATGAACGAACTCCACCGTCGATGAAGTATTCAGCAGAATATAGCAGAAATGAGAATGAGTGGAGAAATAGGTCCAACAGGTGGGACCCAAGTCATGACAGGGATTTAAAATTTGGTTCGAGAATTACAGATGATGAACTGGGTCCTTATAAGCATtcagagagtgatgggaagaatcaTGGTAAAGACTACTCTTCAGGAAGTTGGATGAAAAGACATGGCACTGAGTCCGAGAGCAGCAACCGCAGATACAATGACGATTTCGGTGATTATCCAAATTCCAAGAGCCGGAGGATTTCTGATGACAATAACAGATATTTCGACAATCGCTATTCACACCATCCTATGGACAGGTCTTCTAGAAACTCATCAGCGTCCTCTCGGATTTCTTCCACAAACAGGAGTTTGGCTAGGTACAATGACTCTTCTTCAGCTTTCAAAGGCACATATGACAGACGTGGCAGAAGTCCAGAATATTTTGAGCGTGGTAAATATGATCGGAGCAGGCACTATGATTACCGAGATCAAAGCCCACCCTACTCTGAACGATCTCCTCATGATCGAGGCCGTTACTATGATCACAGGAGTCGAAGTCCACCACGATTGGACAGGTCCCCATATGACCGATCCCGCCAATATGATCGCAGGAGCCGAAGTCCCTCACGCATTGATAGGTCCCCCCAAATTCGAGGCCGGCATATTGATCAAAGGGATCGTACTCCAGGTTACACAGAAAAGTCCCCACTTGAACGTGGGAGGGGCTATGGTGACCAGGAAACTAGTCGAAAGAGTGGAGGAAACGAGAGGCAGAATCTTCAAGATGGGACCCAATCACATGAAGACAAGCTCGCCTGGAGAGACTCGGCTGGGAAGGAATCATCTTATAAGCCATCCTCTACTATACAACCTAGTGATAGTGAAGATAGTGAAAGTTGTTTGGCTAAGAAAAACACCAAGGATCTGTCGCAAGAGGAAGACCCAAAAAAATTATCCGTTGATTCCACTGAAAAGTCTTGTCAGGTGGATGAAGCTCCTGAAGGGCCGCTGTCTATGGAAGAGGATATGGATATATGTGACACGCCTCCGCATGTAACAGTAATTACTGATTCAACTTTCGGATCATGGTTTTATATTGATCATTTTGGTGTCGAGCAAGGTCCATCTAGATTGTCCGACCTTAAGAGGCTCGTGGAAGAGGGAGCGCTCCAATCAGACCATTTGGTAAAGCACTCCGAGAGTAACTGGTGGGTGACTGTTGAAAAGGCTGCCTCCCCTGTGGTGAACATGAACTTTCCATCTATTGTTTCAGACACTGTTACTCAGATGGTGTGCCCGCCTGAGGCTCCTGGAAATCTGTTATTAGATGTTGGGGATGTGGACCAACCCATTAGACAGCTTGACCAAGAGTTATCTGTTGTTTCGCCTCAGCCGCCGTCCCATCTTGACGAGCCTCTGGAGGATCTCCACATCGATGAAAGAGTTGCAACTCTCTTAACGGGTTATTCACCAGTTCCCGGAAAGGAACTGGAGACTCTTGAAG AAGCCCTGCAGGTGACTTTTGATCATAGTTTCTGGGAGAAGTGGGGAAATTTTGAAG GTTCCAGAATATCTCAACCCACCAAGGATCCACATGGTCAAAGAAGAGATGAAGAACTCAGTAAACCATATGGAATCACATCGAAAGATACTGGAGAAACAAGGTCATCTATACATCCCATTAAAGAAAATGCCATTGCCATTGAGGATGCTAGTGACTGGTTTGCTGGTCGATGGTTATGCAAGGGTGGTGATTGGAGAAGAAAAGAGGAATTTTGCAAGGGTGGTGATTGGAGAAAGAAAGATGAACTTactcaagaaaaatcttcaaaaaaGAAATTTGTCCTCAACGATGGTTACCCGCTTTGCCAGATGCCGAAATCTGGGTATGATGACCCTCGGTGGCACAGGGAAGATGAATACTGTTACCGAAGCAAAAGGTTTGACCTGCCCTCCTGGGCTTTCTCCTTGCAAGATGAGAAGAGTGACTCCAGCACATCAACCAAAGTAAGTCAAATGAAACAGCCTGTTGTTCCAAGAGGAGTTAAAGGAACGATGTTACCAGTGGTTAGGATAAATGCATGTGTGGTCAAGAACCATGTTTCACCTGTCTTTGAGCCCCGTGCAACAGCTAGAGGATATGAACGTCATTCCAGATCTGTTCGATCCTCCTCAGCAATGATCAATGGCAGGAGTTCGTTTGAAGAACTGTCTTCTCGGTCCAGAAGGACCCATGAACAAGACTCGGAAAAACAAATAGAACCTATTAGCATCCCAAAAGACCATGTTTGCACGGTAGATGAGTTACAATTGCAGTTGGGTGATTGGTTCTACCTTGATGGTGCTGGCCATGAACACGGGGCCTTGTCCTTTCTGGAGCTGCAAGGTTTAGTTGACAAAGGGACTATCCAGAAGCATACAAGTGTTTTCAGGAAGTTTGATCAGATTTGGGTTCCAGTTAACTCTGTGGCAGCAGCTTCTACCCCAGCCGTTGATTCTTCTGTTGTTCCTGTTTCTGGATCAGATGTTGAGATGCATCATGGGTCAAACATTGTTCCCAGTTCTTTCCACAGCTTGCATCCACAATTCATTGGCTACACTCGAGGAAAACTGCATGAATTGGTGATGAAATCTTACAAGAGTAGGGATTTTGCTATAGCTATCAATGAGGTGCTGGATCCATGGATAAATGCGAAGCAACCGAAAAAGGACCTGGAGAAACACCCATTTGCTTCATCCTTGCTGAAAACTTCACTATCTCATGATATGCAGAAGCTGCGAAGTTCAG AGGATGATCACGTGCATGCTGGTAAAAGAGCTCGGCTGCTGTTTGATGATAGTGAAGAAGACTTCGATTCAGAAGACCTAAAGGCAATTCAGAAGGATGAGTTCTCCTTTGAGGACTTCCTTGGCGATGCTACCATGACCCAAGAAGATGATAGAACTTTTGAAGTTGAGAAGGAGGGTTGGGGTTTGTTAAGTGGCCGTATTCTAATGCAAATTTTCCACTCTTTAAGATCTGATATGAAGTCTCTTGCTTTCTCTGCTGCTACATGCAAGCACTGGAATTCGGCCGTCAAATTTTATAAAGGTGTTTCCAGACAAGTGGATTTATCAGCTGCAGGCCCCAACTGCTCTGATGCAATGTTTCTTGAGATCATG AATAGTTATAACAAGGGAAATGTAGCATCAGTTGTGTTAGTAGGCTGTACGGGTATTAGTGCCAGCGCTCTTGAAGAAATCCTCCGTTCGTTCCCATGTTTATCTTATATAGATATCAGAGGTTGCAACCAATTTGCAGAGTTgagctacaagtatcaaaatcgaaaGTGGAGAAAGACCCGCGGCCTGTGTGGCTCTAAAACTTTCGACAGTTCCAGATCTAGGATTAAGAGCCTGAAACAAATCACTGAGAAGAGCCCCTCTCTTTCCAAGGCGCTCAAGGGCCCGAATAGTAGCTTGGTCGAATCTTCTATAGAGTCTCGTCATGACTCTGCTTTTGATAGAAAAGATTCGCAAAGTCAATCTTTTAGGCAAAGCTTTTATAGACGGAAAAAACTTCTTGATGCAAGGAAGTCCTCATCCGTATTGGCAAGGGAAGCTCGTATGAGGCGATTACTGAGCAGAAATTCCGAGAACGGGTATAAGAAAATGGAAGAGTTTTTGACTTTCAGTTTGAAGGATATCATGAAGGAGAAtacttttgatttctttttaccTAAG GTTGCTgaaattgaagatagaatgaaaaaCGGTCATTACATTAGTCATGGATTAAAATCTGTCAAGGATGATATTGGGCGAATGGTCAGGGATGCCATCAA GGCGAAAAATCGGGGTGATACTGGAGATATGGAGAACATCATTAAGCTATTTATGCGTCTCCTCACAAATTTGGAAGAGAATTCCAAGTCAACTCGCGAAAGAGATGAACGGATGAAACTGTTAAAAGATACTTCAGGGATGGGTAAAAAGAAACACTCTAAATTGATGAATGAAAGAAAATGCATGACACGGAGTAATGGTACAGCGCATGCAAATGATTCTGCAAATTATGATGAATATGCTTCTGACAGGGAACTCAGAAGACGTTTGTCCAAAATCAATAGGAAAACTTTAGACTCTGGAAGTGACACTTCCGATGACCGGTCTTCTGTAGATGCCAGGAGTGATAATGAGAGTACCAACTCCGATACTGAAACAGATTTGGATATCCATCCAGAAGGCGGAAATGGAGGTTTAAGGGAAAATGGTTACTTCCCTGCAGACGAAGCCCTAGATTCTATGGCAGAAGACCGTGAATGGGGTAATCGTATGACAAAAGAAGGCCTCGTGCCTCCTGTTACTAGGAAGTATGAAGTCATTGATCGGTATGTTATTGTAGCAGATGAAGAGGAAGTACGGCGGAAGATGCTTGTTACCTTACCTGATGATTATTCTGAGAAGCTCAAAGTACAAAAAGATGGCATTGACGAGTCAGATATGGAGATTCCCGAAGTGAAGGACTACAAACCAAGAAAACAGGTTGGAGATGAAGTCCTAGAACAAGAGGTTTACGGTATAGATCCTTACactcataatcttcttcttgACTCCATGCCTGAAGAATTGAACTGGTCACTACAAGAGAGGCATTTGTTTATTGAAGATGTGCTTCTCCGTAccttgaatacacaagtcaggcgCTTTACTGGTGTTGGAAATGCCCCAATGGTTTACAACTTGAGGCCTGTCGTTGAAGAGATTGAAAAATTTGCCCAGAAAGGTGGTGATATACGCTCCATGAGAATGTGTCATGGAATTCTAAAGGCAATGCATAGTCGTCCTGATGATAATTATGTCGCCTACAGAAAG GGGCTTGGTGTTGTTTGTAACAAACAAGGTGGCTTTGGTGAAGACGATTTTGTTGTTGAATTCTTGGGAGAG GTGTATCCAGCTTGGAAATGGTTCGAAAAGCAAGATGGGATTCGATCTCTGCAGAAGAACAAAACAGATCCCGCTCCTGAGTTTTACAACATATATCTGGAGAGACCAAAG GGTGATCGTGATGGTTATGATTTAGTTGTTGTTGATGCCATGCATAAAGCAAACTATGCAAGCCGAATCTGCCATTCATGTCGCCCCAATTGTGAAGCGAA AGTAACTGCTGTAGATGGTCAGTATCAGATTGGAGTTTACACAGTTCGTCCAATTGGATATGGGGAGGAGGTCACTTTTGATTATAATTCTGTAACAGAG AGTAAGGAAGAGCATGAAGCCTCTGTTTGTCTTTGTGGGAGCCAAGTTTGTCGCGGAAGCTATCTGAATCTGACTGGTGATGGGGCATTTCAGAAG GTTATGAAAGAACGCCATGGAGTGCTTGACAGACATCAGTTGATGCTAGAGGCTTGTGAGTTGAATTCTGTTTCTGAAGAGGATTATATCGATTTGGGAAGAGCGGGTCTGGGCAACTGCTTGCTTGCTGGTTTGCCTGACTGGCTGGTAGCATATTCAGCTCGtctg GTGAGATTTATTAATCTCGAAAGAGCGAAACTCCCAAAGCAGATTTATAAGCATAACGTGGAAGAGAAGAGGAAATTCTTTCCGGATATCGAAATTGACAAAGAGCTCGAGAAAAGTGATGCTGAGGTTCAGGCTGAGGGTGTATATAATCAAAGGCTTCAGAATTTGGCTCTAACTATTGACAAG GTGAGATACGTAATGAGATGTGTGTTTGGTGATGCGAAGAAAGCTCCACCCCCGCTTCAAAAACTAACTCCAGAGGAAATAATATATGCCCTCTGGAAAGGGGAGGGATCATTTGTTGAGGAATTACTTCAGTGCATGGGTCCTCATGTGGAAGAGAATTTGTTAAATGATTTAATGTCCAAGATTCAAGCCCACGATCCATCAGGTTCTGATGATCTCCTGGGAGAACTTCAGAAGTCTCTGTTATG GCTGAGG